GGGTACCTGCAGCAGTTGGGCGCCACGACGCGGGTGATCCGCAACGACGAGGTGAGCACGGGCGAACTCGAGCAGCTCGCCGCGCAGTACGACGGGGTGCTCATCTCTCCGGGCCCCGGCATGCCGACCGACGCCGGCGTCTCGATCCCGATGGTGAGCATCGCACTGCGCGCCGGCGTTCCCGTGCTGGGCGTCTGCCTGGGCCACCAGGCCATCGCCGAGGCGCTCGGAGCGACCGTCACCCACGCCGACGAGCTGATGCACGGCAAGATCTCGCGCGTGCGCCACTCGGGCGACTCGTTCTTCGAGGGCGTCGCCCCCGAGTTCAACGC
The genomic region above belongs to Leucobacter muris and contains:
- a CDS encoding anthranilate synthase component II, which codes for MTNILIIDNYDSFVYTLNGYLQQLGATTRVIRNDEVSTGELEQLAAQYDGVLISPGPGMPTDAGVSIPMVSIALRAGVPVLGVCLGHQAIAEALGATVTHADELMHGKISRVRHSGDSFFEGVAPEFNATRYHSLAVVRATVPDSLVVTAETASGIVMALRHRELPIYGVQYHPESVLTEGGYQQLGNWLAVVGLPNAAVIAQSLSPLLKA